One Streptomyces sp. R28 DNA window includes the following coding sequences:
- a CDS encoding poly-gamma-glutamate hydrolase family protein has product MIAPHGGGIEAGTSELCMAIAGYTPFDVNTDPASAAVPGEPQRDYWMFEALANSAAQHVTSTHCDDPAALAVCAGNLYAAALHGFDDTAAKKIVIGGRDERLQRNLLAAFTKYGLTSPTTVVDRDVTVVLAGATDPINGDDPANIVNRTRTGAGAQLELSTVLRKAMFGDFSGAAKRRTTAGVPSTDSPYADHFWNGFVSAVREAIKNHELGLDSL; this is encoded by the coding sequence GTGATCGCGCCGCACGGCGGTGGGATCGAGGCGGGTACCAGCGAGCTGTGCATGGCCATCGCCGGTTACACGCCCTTCGACGTCAACACCGACCCGGCGAGCGCGGCGGTGCCGGGGGAGCCGCAGCGGGACTACTGGATGTTCGAGGCCCTGGCCAACTCCGCCGCGCAGCACGTCACCTCCACCCACTGCGACGACCCGGCCGCCCTCGCCGTCTGTGCCGGCAACCTGTACGCCGCCGCCCTTCACGGCTTCGACGACACCGCCGCGAAGAAGATCGTCATCGGCGGCCGGGACGAGCGGCTCCAGCGCAACCTGCTGGCGGCCTTCACGAAGTACGGTCTGACCTCCCCCACGACCGTCGTCGACCGGGACGTGACCGTGGTCCTGGCGGGCGCCACCGACCCCATCAACGGCGACGACCCGGCCAACATCGTCAATCGGACCCGCACCGGTGCCGGCGCCCAGCTGGAGCTGTCCACCGTGCTGCGCAAGGCGATGTTCGGTGACTTCTCCGGCGCGGCCAAGCGCAGGACGACGGCCGGCGTGCCGAGCACCGACAGCCCCTACGCCGACCACTTCTGGAACGGTTTCGTGAGCGCCGTCCGCGAGGCGATCAAGAACCACGAGCTCGGCCTCGACTCCCTCTAG
- a CDS encoding M36 family metallopeptidase: MLPPRRLSKRARSLLIGAVLLALPAVTVTPSSAANAGEHPGTQQRPAKEQPDLPYPNIDVRGDKRVAPTAGQLHAAQELDGTAVRWSRFGTPKRLTPQGRNALTATSNADPRTLALDHIRDHAALYGLSAAELDALEVVKSYRTEHNGVRHVFIGQGDRGVPVHGARLSVAVDKAGRILTVTGSLVPDARATGTVTLDKGAALDRAAASVGTDTPPGTATATRVTFPLADGTARPAWRTTLTADNHHLYDTVVDAGNGTVLLRTDRTSNEGPEGRVFTVQNPTLGSATTVPFSGLGRSWVGGRVTTGNNAEVSQDLDGDETLGHQPQTPAGGDPAYQHFNYTFTDAFRTSGGTDLTTDRDAVVTQAFYYTNRMHDHLYGLGFDEASGNFQEDNLGGGGSGGDRVDVYVDFDANGDSACNANFSTPADGQNGTMRLFVGRASCGNHDTHRAMNGDTVAHEYSHGLSNRLVGGGDMGDGEQTGALGEGWSDAVATSLWNDPVYGEYNNGEPTGVRRVAYNDSDLTYGDLCDGGSCEVHDDGEIWATVMWDMRTALVGAYGYATGKQRHEQLMVDGMKLTPSSPDFLDARDGILAADRANHGGANQCLLWGVFARRGMGASATSPSQSQANPATDYPATCRPTADAGGPYSTKEGADVRLDASGSTVPGGGGSYSWDFDGDGAYDDATGVSPLFDRVGQDGTYTVGLRVGNAAGADTDTATVTVTNVAPTVTFTVQGPREEGGKLTVSGTVTDPGWLDPLTATIDPGDGKPVSLPGQLENNRPDATLTFSRELVFGDNGAFTVKVCGSDDDTTICREAEITVANVNPTVAIEKTGAVQLAGGRTLVVHAGEEKRYTARVTDPGSDDETMSWAWGDGTPATTTTSLVNPPDPDPARSPSVQPRDLTDAQAHTYAKPCLYDLSFTARDDDGGTGTEAMPVIVQGNAPLSLLADVWYVKYLTGDLTGLGKKTLDCYLKIVQHASAVFSEKVDVSTQDKAADVLFLNLLLDPKRSLDRQLLAAWLNFANGAFEPNELVDTDSDLKADTPFLEAVQNAEKVRLDPNATTQQIKAQAAILTCINIPLV; this comes from the coding sequence ATGCTGCCACCCAGACGCTTATCGAAGCGGGCACGCTCACTGCTCATCGGAGCGGTCCTGCTCGCACTCCCGGCGGTCACGGTCACACCGTCGTCGGCGGCCAACGCCGGCGAACATCCCGGGACGCAGCAGCGACCGGCCAAGGAACAGCCGGATCTGCCGTACCCGAACATCGACGTACGCGGTGACAAGCGCGTCGCGCCCACGGCCGGGCAGTTGCACGCCGCTCAGGAACTCGACGGCACGGCCGTCCGCTGGAGCCGGTTCGGTACGCCGAAGCGGCTCACCCCGCAGGGCCGCAACGCCCTCACCGCCACCAGCAATGCCGACCCGCGCACCCTCGCGCTGGACCACATACGCGACCACGCGGCCCTCTACGGTCTCTCCGCCGCCGAGTTGGACGCCCTCGAGGTCGTCAAGTCGTACCGTACGGAGCACAACGGCGTACGGCATGTCTTCATCGGCCAGGGCGACCGGGGCGTCCCCGTCCACGGCGCCCGCCTCTCGGTCGCCGTCGACAAGGCCGGCCGTATCCTCACCGTCACCGGCAGCCTCGTCCCGGACGCCCGCGCCACCGGGACGGTCACCCTCGACAAGGGCGCCGCGCTGGACCGGGCCGCAGCCTCCGTCGGCACCGACACCCCGCCCGGCACCGCCACCGCGACGCGGGTCACCTTCCCGCTCGCCGACGGCACCGCCCGCCCGGCCTGGCGGACCACGCTCACCGCCGACAACCACCACCTGTACGACACCGTCGTCGACGCCGGGAACGGCACCGTCCTCCTGCGCACCGACCGCACCAGCAACGAGGGCCCCGAGGGCCGGGTCTTCACCGTCCAGAACCCCACCCTCGGCAGCGCGACGACCGTCCCCTTCAGCGGTCTCGGCCGTTCCTGGGTCGGCGGCCGGGTCACCACCGGCAACAACGCCGAGGTCTCCCAGGACCTCGACGGCGACGAGACGCTCGGCCACCAGCCCCAGACCCCGGCGGGCGGAGACCCGGCGTACCAGCATTTCAACTACACGTTCACGGACGCCTTCCGCACCAGCGGCGGCACCGACCTCACCACCGACCGGGACGCGGTCGTCACCCAGGCCTTCTACTACACCAACCGCATGCACGACCACCTCTACGGGCTCGGCTTCGACGAGGCGTCGGGCAACTTCCAGGAGGACAACCTCGGGGGCGGCGGCTCGGGCGGCGACCGCGTCGACGTCTACGTCGACTTCGACGCCAACGGGGACTCCGCCTGCAACGCCAACTTCAGCACCCCCGCCGACGGTCAGAACGGGACCATGCGGCTCTTCGTCGGACGCGCCTCCTGCGGCAACCACGACACACACCGGGCCATGAACGGCGACACCGTCGCCCATGAGTACAGCCACGGCCTGTCCAACCGGCTCGTCGGCGGCGGCGACATGGGCGACGGCGAGCAGACCGGCGCGCTCGGCGAGGGCTGGAGCGACGCGGTGGCCACCTCGCTGTGGAACGACCCGGTGTACGGCGAGTACAACAACGGCGAGCCCACCGGCGTACGCCGCGTCGCGTACAACGACAGCGACCTCACCTACGGCGACCTCTGCGACGGCGGCAGCTGCGAGGTGCACGACGACGGCGAGATCTGGGCCACCGTCATGTGGGACATGCGCACCGCGCTCGTCGGCGCCTACGGCTACGCCACCGGAAAGCAGCGGCACGAGCAGCTGATGGTCGACGGCATGAAGCTGACGCCGTCCTCGCCCGACTTCCTGGACGCCCGCGACGGCATCCTGGCCGCCGACCGGGCCAACCACGGCGGCGCCAACCAGTGCCTGCTGTGGGGCGTGTTCGCCCGCCGCGGCATGGGCGCCAGCGCCACCTCACCCAGCCAGAGCCAGGCCAATCCGGCGACCGACTACCCCGCCACCTGCCGGCCCACCGCCGACGCGGGCGGGCCGTACTCCACCAAGGAGGGCGCCGACGTACGGCTCGACGCGAGCGGCTCCACCGTCCCCGGTGGCGGCGGCAGCTACAGCTGGGACTTCGACGGCGACGGCGCCTATGACGACGCGACCGGCGTCAGCCCGCTCTTCGACCGAGTCGGCCAGGACGGCACGTACACCGTCGGCCTGCGCGTCGGCAACGCCGCCGGGGCCGACACCGACACGGCGACCGTGACCGTCACCAACGTGGCCCCCACGGTGACCTTCACCGTCCAGGGCCCGCGTGAGGAGGGCGGCAAGCTCACCGTCTCCGGCACCGTCACCGACCCGGGTTGGCTCGACCCGCTCACCGCCACCATCGACCCCGGCGACGGCAAACCCGTCTCCCTGCCGGGACAGCTGGAGAACAACCGTCCCGACGCCACCCTCACCTTCAGCCGCGAGCTCGTCTTCGGCGACAACGGCGCCTTCACCGTGAAGGTCTGCGGCAGCGACGACGACACCACCATCTGTCGCGAGGCCGAGATCACCGTCGCCAACGTCAACCCGACGGTCGCCATCGAGAAGACCGGCGCCGTGCAGCTCGCGGGCGGGCGGACACTCGTCGTCCACGCGGGCGAGGAGAAGAGGTACACCGCCCGGGTCACCGACCCCGGCAGCGACGACGAGACCATGAGCTGGGCGTGGGGCGACGGGACACCCGCCACCACGACCACCTCGCTCGTCAACCCGCCCGACCCCGATCCCGCCCGCAGCCCCAGCGTCCAGCCGCGCGACCTGACGGACGCCCAGGCCCACACGTACGCCAAGCCCTGCCTGTACGACCTGTCCTTCACGGCACGCGACGACGACGGGGGTACGGGGACCGAGGCGATGCCCGTCATCGTGCAGGGCAATGCCCCGCTGTCGCTGCTCGCCGACGTCTGGTACGTCAAATACCTCACCGGCGACCTCACCGGGCTCGGCAAGAAGACACTGGACTGCTATCTGAAGATCGTCCAGCACGCGAGCGCGGTGTTCTCCGAGAAGGTCGACGTGTCCACCCAGGACAAGGCCGCGGACGTCCTCTTCCTCAACCTGCTCCTGGACCCGAAGCGTTCCCTCGACCGCCAACTGCTCGCCGCCTGGCTGAACTTCGCGAACGGAGCCTTCGAGCCGAACGAACTCGTCGACACCGACAGCGACCTGAAGGCGGACACCCCCTTCCTGGAGGCCGTCCAGAACGCCGAGAAGGTACGCCTCGACCCGAACGCCACCACGCAGCAGATCAAGGCCCAGGCGGCCATCCTCACCTGCATCAACATCCCGCTCGTATGA
- a CDS encoding S1 family peptidase encodes MRITRPAPRGARRRTRMVALASGLTALAATALAGTAAHAGPVDPGPNATYSTAQLSAVEKAVAGAGVVGTAWSVDVTTGRVLLAADSTVSAAAIDAIKRGVGTDVGALRVERLPGKLTRYLSGGDAVYSSSAVGTFRCSLGFNTQDGAGRHYFVTAGHCTNGTTDYYSDRLVTHIGTTVGSSYPGNDYGLVAYDAGQPVPPGTVGNQDITGAGGAQPGQAACRRGSTTGTHCGRVTGVNWSVRYPDGVVTGMIRTNICAEPGDSGGPLYAGTQALGLTSGGSGNCTTTPGTTFYQPVTEALNAFGVQVY; translated from the coding sequence ATGAGGATCACACGCCCGGCGCCCCGCGGCGCGAGACGACGTACCCGCATGGTCGCCCTCGCGTCCGGATTGACCGCCCTGGCGGCGACGGCCCTGGCCGGGACCGCGGCCCACGCGGGCCCCGTCGACCCCGGTCCGAACGCCACGTACAGCACCGCGCAACTCTCCGCGGTCGAGAAGGCGGTCGCGGGCGCCGGTGTGGTCGGCACCGCCTGGAGCGTGGACGTCACGACCGGCAGGGTGCTGCTCGCCGCCGACAGCACCGTGTCCGCCGCCGCGATCGACGCCATCAAGCGGGGCGTGGGCACCGACGTCGGCGCGCTGCGCGTCGAGCGCCTGCCGGGCAAGCTCACCAGGTACCTCTCCGGAGGGGACGCCGTCTACAGCAGCTCCGCCGTCGGCACGTTCCGCTGCTCGCTGGGCTTCAACACCCAGGACGGCGCCGGAAGGCACTACTTCGTCACCGCCGGCCACTGCACCAACGGAACCACCGACTACTACTCGGACCGGCTCGTCACGCACATCGGCACCACCGTCGGCTCCAGCTACCCGGGCAACGACTACGGCCTCGTGGCCTACGACGCCGGCCAGCCCGTCCCGCCCGGCACGGTCGGCAACCAGGACATCACCGGCGCCGGCGGCGCCCAGCCCGGTCAGGCCGCCTGCCGCCGCGGCTCCACCACCGGTACCCACTGCGGACGGGTCACCGGCGTCAACTGGAGTGTGCGCTATCCGGACGGCGTGGTGACCGGCATGATCCGCACCAACATCTGCGCCGAGCCGGGCGACAGCGGCGGCCCCCTCTACGCCGGCACCCAGGCGCTGGGCCTCACCTCCGGCGGCAGCGGCAACTGCACCACCACGCCCGGCACGACCTTCTACCAGCCGGTCACCGAGGCCCTCAACGCCTTCGGCGTGCAGGTGTACTGA